From Apium graveolens cultivar Ventura chromosome 9, ASM990537v1, whole genome shotgun sequence, the proteins below share one genomic window:
- the LOC141686782 gene encoding uncharacterized protein LOC141686782 isoform X5 → MSTWNLVTATGGISSDVVGTRHSSQHLRGSAIRMLRSKGMKDYVCREGTWDSGGIIINSPPVGFEPVTQALELSDFCYEQVFIAVER, encoded by the exons ATGTCAACATGGAACCTGGTGACTGCCACG GGAGGAATTTCCAGTGATGTTGTTGGGACAAGGCATTCATCGCAGCATCTCCGAGGAAGTGCTATTCGGATGCTAAGAAGCAAAGGAATGAAGGATTATGTCTGCAGGGAAG GAACTTGGGACTcgggaggcataatcataaattctcctcccgtgggattcgaacctgtgacaCAAGCGCTGGAGTTAAGTGATTTTTGCTATGAGCAG GTTTTCATAGCTGTTGAGAGGTGA
- the LOC141684666 gene encoding uncharacterized protein LOC141684666, whose translation MAVSMVFPGQVFGRNSCSKALQGLQFPVYKRTGQQMHDLTKMKRRLKYSNKGITTRIRPGDNHRLQAIKSSTNNSNFTPSDTIEQFFECINNKNVKQLGTYLANDCLYEDFSFPKPFQGKKEVLNYFLQLTRCMGDKIEFNVEIVSKGEHDDGDGFTIAVYWHLDWNKIQIPFTRGFSLFVLSKRGEILLIKKVQVVTEPPLKPGTLALNLLKIVTSVFDAFPEATKWFLRSPHVILHRIYSLVLAPLLKPLLACYINLWKLIATAIIFAFNVYLQISKLFNR comes from the exons ATGGCAGTTTCCATGGTGTTCCCAGGTCAAGTATTCGGGAGAAACTCGTGCTCAAAAGCACTGCAGGGGCTCCAATTTCCAGTTTACAAAAGAACAGGGCAACAAATGCATGATCTCACAAAAATGAAAAGGAGGCTCAAGTACAGCAACAAGGGGATCACTACCAGAATCAGACCAGGTGATAATCATAGATTGCAGGCAATTAAATCATCGacaaacaattcaaattttacGCCTTCAGATACAATAGAGCAGTTCTTTGAATGCATCAACAACAAGAATGTTAAGCAACTGGGCACATATTTAGCCAATGATTGCTTATACGAGGACTTCTCCTTCCCTAAACCTTTTCAGGGGAAAAAG GAGGTTCTGAATTATTTTCTGCAGCTTACGAGATGTATGGGCGATAAAATTGAGTTCAATGTGGAAATTGTCTCTAAAGGAGAACACGACGATGGCGATGGCTTTACCATTGCAGTATACTGGCACTTGG ACTGGAACAAGATTCAGATCCCTTTCACGAGAGGCTTCAGCCTGTTCGTACTATCAAAGAGAGGAGAAATACTACTGATCAA GAAAGTTCAAGTTGTGACTGAGCCACCACTAAAACCAGGAACACTAGCACTG AATTTGTTGAAGATTGTGACTTCCGTATTCGATGCATTCCCGGAGGCAACCAAAT GGTTCTTGCGAAGTCCTCATGTAATACTGCACAGGATCTACAGTCTAGTCTTGGCACCTCTATTAAAACCATTATTAGCTTGCTACATCAATCTCTGGAAACTGATAGCCACTGCAATCATCTTCGCATTCAACGTTTATCTTCAAATTTCGAAACTTTTTAACAGGTAG
- the LOC141686782 gene encoding riboflavin biosynthesis protein PYRR, chloroplastic-like isoform X3, whose amino-acid sequence MVAMDTTLSMLRSSNMLPSWLLSLPASLPAELQGVEAGGEYRKAATAYVNMEPGDCHGDSAAVFSFIKGGISSDVVGTRHSSQHLRGSAIRMLRSKGMKDYVCREGTWDSGGIIINSPPVGFEPVTQALELSDFCYEQVGGN is encoded by the exons ATGGTAGCAATGGACACCACACTCTCGATGCTTCGTTCATCAAACATGCTGCCGAGTTGGCTGCTAAGTCTTCCAGCTTCACTGCCGGCTGAATTGCAGGGTGTAGAAGCGGGTGGGGAATATCGTAAGGCTGCCACAGCTTATGTCAACATGGAACCTGGTGACTGCCACGGTGATTCTGCTGCTGTGTTTTCTTTTATTAAG GGAGGAATTTCCAGTGATGTTGTTGGGACAAGGCATTCATCGCAGCATCTCCGAGGAAGTGCTATTCGGATGCTAAGAAGCAAAGGAATGAAGGATTATGTCTGCAGGGAAG GAACTTGGGACTcgggaggcataatcataaattctcctcccgtgggattcgaacctgtgacaCAAGCGCTGGAGTTAAGTGATTTTTGCTATGAGCAGGTTGGTGGTAATTGA
- the LOC141686782 gene encoding riboflavin biosynthesis protein PYRR, chloroplastic-like isoform X4: protein MEPGDCHGDSAAVFSFIKGGISSDVVGTRHSSQHLRGSAIRMLRSKGMKDYVCREGTWDSGGIIINSPPVGFEPVTQALELSDFCYEQVFIAVER, encoded by the exons ATGGAACCTGGTGACTGCCACGGTGATTCTGCTGCTGTGTTTTCTTTTATTAAG GGAGGAATTTCCAGTGATGTTGTTGGGACAAGGCATTCATCGCAGCATCTCCGAGGAAGTGCTATTCGGATGCTAAGAAGCAAAGGAATGAAGGATTATGTCTGCAGGGAAG GAACTTGGGACTcgggaggcataatcataaattctcctcccgtgggattcgaacctgtgacaCAAGCGCTGGAGTTAAGTGATTTTTGCTATGAGCAG GTTTTCATAGCTGTTGAGAGGTGA
- the LOC141686782 gene encoding riboflavin biosynthesis protein PYRR, chloroplastic-like isoform X2, which translates to MVAMDTTLSMLRSSNMLPSWLLSLPASLPAELQGVEAGGEYRKAATAYVNMEPGDCHGDSAAVFSFIKGGISSDVVGTRHSSQHLRGSAIRMLRSKGMKDYVCREGTWDSGGIIINSPPVGFEPVTQALELSDFCYEQIISNTW; encoded by the exons ATGGTAGCAATGGACACCACACTCTCGATGCTTCGTTCATCAAACATGCTGCCGAGTTGGCTGCTAAGTCTTCCAGCTTCACTGCCGGCTGAATTGCAGGGTGTAGAAGCGGGTGGGGAATATCGTAAGGCTGCCACAGCTTATGTCAACATGGAACCTGGTGACTGCCACGGTGATTCTGCTGCTGTGTTTTCTTTTATTAAG GGAGGAATTTCCAGTGATGTTGTTGGGACAAGGCATTCATCGCAGCATCTCCGAGGAAGTGCTATTCGGATGCTAAGAAGCAAAGGAATGAAGGATTATGTCTGCAGGGAAG GAACTTGGGACTcgggaggcataatcataaattctcctcccgtgggattcgaacctgtgacaCAAGCGCTGGAGTTAAGTGATTTTTGCTATGAGCAG ATCATTAGTAACACCTGGTAA
- the LOC141686782 gene encoding riboflavin biosynthesis protein PYRR, chloroplastic-like isoform X1: MVAMDTTLSMLRSSNMLPSWLLSLPASLPAELQGVEAGGEYRKAATAYVNMEPGDCHGDSAAVFSFIKGGISSDVVGTRHSSQHLRGSAIRMLRSKGMKDYVCREGTWDSGGIIINSPPVGFEPVTQALELSDFCYEQVFIAVER, encoded by the exons ATGGTAGCAATGGACACCACACTCTCGATGCTTCGTTCATCAAACATGCTGCCGAGTTGGCTGCTAAGTCTTCCAGCTTCACTGCCGGCTGAATTGCAGGGTGTAGAAGCGGGTGGGGAATATCGTAAGGCTGCCACAGCTTATGTCAACATGGAACCTGGTGACTGCCACGGTGATTCTGCTGCTGTGTTTTCTTTTATTAAG GGAGGAATTTCCAGTGATGTTGTTGGGACAAGGCATTCATCGCAGCATCTCCGAGGAAGTGCTATTCGGATGCTAAGAAGCAAAGGAATGAAGGATTATGTCTGCAGGGAAG GAACTTGGGACTcgggaggcataatcataaattctcctcccgtgggattcgaacctgtgacaCAAGCGCTGGAGTTAAGTGATTTTTGCTATGAGCAG GTTTTCATAGCTGTTGAGAGGTGA
- the LOC141686793 gene encoding heavy metal-associated isoprenylated plant protein 39-like: protein MKKVVVKVDIFEEKEKKKALKTVSSLSGIASISIDMSDRKLTVIGDVDPIGVVNKLRKLWHAELLSVGPDKEPEKNKDDEKKKEEEAKKKKAAEEKEKEEKKKNQDEHVQYYLKNYQNYPPYATPQYAPQYVVTGADDYPSSCVIS from the exons ATGAAG AAAGTTGTAGTGAAGGTGGATATatttgaagaaaaagaaaagaaaaaggccTTAAAAACAGTCTCCAGTCTCTCAG GAATTGCGTCGATATCAATAGATATGAGCGACAGAAAGCTAACAGTAATCGGAGATGTTGATCCTATCGGTGTGGTGAACAAATTGAGAAAACTATGGCACGCAGAATTACTATCAGTTGGTCCTGATAAAGAACCAGAAAAGAATAAAGACGACGAGAAGAAAAAGGAAGAAGAGGcgaagaagaagaaggctgctgaagaaaaggaaaaagaagaaaagaagaaaaatcAAGACGAACACGTTCAATATTATCTCAAAAACTATCAGAATTACCCTCCTTATGCCACGCCTCAGTACGCGCCCCAGTACGTTGTTACTGGTGCTGACGATTATCCAAGTTCATGTGTTATCAGTTga